The proteins below are encoded in one region of Flavobacterium nackdongense:
- a CDS encoding spermidine synthase codes for MLQKLLSYIFPITIFEQKSTISKSLEVTWANGKLVLDSLNTNYSYGNLQRILRKGLKVIGFEKIKAMNNILVLGVAGGSVIRTLVDEIDFKGQITGVEIDKSIIDIANSYFKLDAIPNLEIIIDDAANYALKTATKFDFIIIDIFEDTRMPDFLFEFFFVNRICFLLKPKGRILFNTMLLKPKDSQRNLEYLKHFDPKKYTVSRFNKMDKTNELILIERKS; via the coding sequence ATGCTTCAAAAACTGCTCAGTTACATTTTTCCAATTACCATTTTTGAACAAAAATCGACCATTAGCAAAAGCTTGGAAGTAACTTGGGCGAATGGAAAATTGGTTTTAGACAGCTTGAACACGAACTATTCGTATGGTAATTTGCAGCGCATATTACGAAAAGGCCTAAAAGTCATTGGTTTCGAAAAAATAAAAGCAATGAATAATATTCTTGTGCTTGGCGTGGCAGGTGGCTCCGTAATCAGAACATTGGTAGATGAAATTGATTTCAAAGGTCAAATCACCGGCGTAGAAATTGACAAATCCATAATTGATATTGCCAATTCCTATTTTAAGCTCGATGCGATTCCTAATTTGGAAATAATTATTGATGATGCGGCCAATTATGCACTCAAAACAGCTACAAAATTTGACTTCATAATCATTGATATTTTTGAAGACACTCGAATGCCAGATTTTTTGTTTGAATTCTTTTTTGTTAACCGAATTTGCTTCTTATTGAAACCCAAAGGACGAATTCTTTTCAATACAATGCTTTTAAAACCAAAAGACAGCCAACGCAATTTGGAGTACTTGAAGCATTTTGACCCTAAAAAATATACTGTTTCCAGATTCAACAAAATGGACAAAACCAATGAGCTCATTTTAATTGAACGCAAATCATAA